A region from the Citrobacter telavivensis genome encodes:
- the treA gene encoding alpha,alpha-trehalase TreA — MHTPAFRAPASLSLVITLAVSGTLLTFSSLSVNAEEMPFSPPQPPDILLGPLFNDVQNARLFPDQKTFADAVPNGDPLMILADYRMQKNQSSFDLRHFVSVNFTLPKEGEKYVPPKGQSLREHIDGLWPVLTRSTESVEKWDSLLPLPEPYVVPGGRFREVYYWDSYFTMLGLAESGRWDNIADMVANFAWEIDTFGHIPNGNRTYYLSRSQPPFFSLMVELLAQHDGDDALKKYLPQMQKEYTYWMEGVETLQAGQQNKRVVKLEDGTLLNRYWDERDTPRPESWVEDIATAKSNPNRPATDIYRDLRAAAASGWDFSSRWMDNPQQLGTLRTTSIVPVDLNALLYKMEKILARASKAAGDEAKASQYDTLANARQKAMEHYLWNDKEGWYADYDLKSKRVRNQLTAAALFPLYVNAASKDRASKMAAATRAHLLQPGGLATTSVKSGQQWDAPNGWAPLQWVATEGLQNYGQNDVAMEVSWRFLTNVQHTYDREQKLVEKYDISSTGTGGGGGEYPLQDGFGWSNGVTLKMLDLICPKEKPCDSVPEKRPVASPASAEPPQKQATP; from the coding sequence ATGCATACCCCTGCTTTTCGCGCGCCTGCTTCACTGTCGTTGGTCATAACATTAGCGGTTTCCGGCACGCTGCTTACCTTCTCTTCCCTGTCGGTTAACGCCGAAGAGATGCCGTTCTCCCCTCCGCAGCCGCCGGATATTCTGCTCGGTCCTCTGTTTAACGATGTGCAGAATGCCAGACTGTTTCCCGATCAGAAAACCTTTGCCGACGCCGTGCCTAACGGTGACCCGCTGATGATCCTCGCGGATTACCGGATGCAAAAGAATCAGTCCAGTTTCGATTTGCGCCACTTCGTGAGCGTCAACTTTACGCTGCCGAAAGAAGGGGAGAAATATGTTCCTCCGAAAGGGCAATCGCTGCGTGAACATATCGACGGGCTGTGGCCGGTGTTAACCCGCTCCACCGAAAGCGTGGAAAAATGGGACTCCCTGTTGCCGCTGCCTGAGCCTTACGTGGTGCCCGGCGGGCGCTTCCGGGAAGTCTATTATTGGGACAGTTACTTCACCATGCTGGGACTTGCCGAAAGCGGTCGCTGGGACAATATTGCCGATATGGTGGCAAACTTCGCCTGGGAGATTGATACCTTCGGTCATATTCCCAATGGCAACCGCACTTACTACCTAAGCCGTTCCCAACCGCCCTTCTTTTCACTGATGGTCGAACTGCTGGCTCAGCACGACGGCGACGATGCGCTGAAAAAATACCTGCCGCAGATGCAAAAAGAGTACACCTATTGGATGGAAGGCGTCGAAACGCTGCAGGCAGGTCAACAGAACAAGCGGGTGGTGAAACTGGAGGATGGCACCCTTCTCAACCGCTACTGGGATGAGCGGGATACGCCGCGACCGGAATCCTGGGTCGAAGATATTGCCACGGCGAAAAGCAATCCAAACCGCCCGGCGACCGATATTTATCGCGATCTGCGCGCAGCGGCCGCGTCCGGCTGGGATTTCAGTTCACGCTGGATGGATAATCCGCAGCAGCTTGGCACGCTGCGGACCACCAGCATCGTTCCGGTCGATCTCAACGCCCTGTTGTACAAAATGGAAAAAATCCTCGCGCGCGCCAGCAAAGCCGCGGGGGATGAGGCAAAAGCCAGCCAGTACGACACGCTGGCGAATGCCCGACAGAAAGCCATGGAACATTACCTGTGGAATGATAAAGAGGGCTGGTACGCGGATTACGACCTGAAGAGCAAGCGGGTACGGAATCAGTTGACCGCTGCCGCTCTGTTCCCGCTGTATGTCAATGCCGCCTCGAAGGATCGCGCCAGCAAAATGGCTGCGGCCACCCGCGCGCATCTGCTGCAACCGGGCGGGCTTGCCACCACGTCGGTGAAAAGCGGACAGCAATGGGATGCGCCAAACGGCTGGGCGCCGCTGCAGTGGGTCGCCACCGAGGGCTTACAGAACTATGGGCAGAATGACGTAGCGATGGAGGTGAGCTGGCGCTTTCTGACCAACGTGCAGCACACGTACGATCGCGAACAAAAGCTGGTGGAAAAATATGACATCAGCAGCACCGGGACCGGCGGTGGCGGCGGAGAATATCCGTTGCAGGATGGTTTTGGCTGGAGCAATGGCGTCACGCTGAAGATGCTCGACCTAATTTGTCCGAAGGAAAAACCGTGTGACAGCGTGCCGGAAAAGCGCCCTGTTGCCAGCCCGGCATCCGCTGAACCGCCACAAAAACAGGCAACGCCATAA
- the dhaM gene encoding dihydroxyacetone kinase subunit DhaM produces the protein MVNLVIVSHSARLGEGVGELAQQMLMGGNCKIAIAAGIDDPQNPIGTDPIKVMEAIESVADTDHVLVMMDIGSALLSAETALDLLDPTIAAKVRLCAAPLVEGTLAATVSAAAGADIDKVIADATNALEAKREQLGLPSSASETRITPTFIAQDAAAKSVSVVIKNPNGLHIRPASRLVATLSAFNADLLLEKNGKCVTPDSLNQISLLQVRCHDTVRLLASGEQADDALAAFSRLAAENFGESLEDAAVVTSSTADITGNAFCYAPTLPPIRQASDRSPGAEQARLRNALDLTLLDLMTLITRAEENWPGDLAAIFSGHHMLLDDPELFDTACGLLRSEHCTAEYAWQQVLSSLSTQYRQLDDAYLQARYIDIDDLLHRTLRHLLQSPLVLPDVSAPAILVADNLFPSTVPELDPHVVKGICLREGSSLAHGTLIAREMGIAWVCQQGDALNDVQTGERLTLDVARNRAIRERKPL, from the coding sequence ATGGTAAACCTGGTCATAGTCTCTCACAGCGCCCGCCTCGGTGAAGGGGTTGGCGAACTGGCGCAACAGATGTTAATGGGCGGCAACTGTAAAATAGCCATTGCCGCCGGTATCGACGATCCGCAAAATCCCATCGGCACCGACCCCATTAAGGTGATGGAGGCGATCGAGTCTGTTGCCGATACCGACCACGTGCTGGTGATGATGGACATTGGCAGCGCCCTGCTCAGTGCAGAAACGGCGCTGGACCTCCTCGATCCGACGATCGCAGCGAAAGTACGACTGTGCGCCGCGCCGCTGGTGGAAGGGACGCTGGCGGCAACGGTGAGCGCCGCTGCAGGCGCGGATATCGACAAGGTCATCGCCGACGCAACGAACGCTCTCGAGGCCAAGCGTGAGCAACTGGGTTTACCCTCTTCTGCTTCTGAAACCCGCATTACCCCGACCTTTATCGCACAGGATGCGGCAGCAAAATCAGTGTCCGTGGTGATCAAGAATCCCAACGGTCTGCACATTCGCCCGGCCTCCCGGCTTGTGGCAACGCTGTCGGCCTTTAACGCCGATCTGCTGCTGGAGAAAAACGGCAAGTGCGTTACGCCGGACAGCCTGAATCAGATTTCGCTGTTGCAGGTTCGCTGTCATGACACGGTACGTCTGCTGGCAAGTGGAGAACAGGCGGATGATGCGCTGGCCGCGTTTAGTCGTCTGGCGGCGGAGAATTTCGGCGAGTCGCTGGAAGATGCGGCGGTTGTCACATCGTCGACGGCGGACATCACGGGCAACGCGTTCTGTTACGCGCCAACGCTGCCACCGATTCGACAAGCGTCCGATCGCAGTCCTGGCGCAGAGCAGGCGCGACTGCGTAACGCGCTGGATCTCACGCTGCTCGACCTGATGACGCTGATTACCCGCGCGGAAGAAAACTGGCCGGGTGACCTGGCGGCCATTTTCTCTGGTCACCATATGTTGCTGGACGATCCGGAGCTGTTTGATACCGCCTGCGGGCTCCTGCGCAGCGAGCACTGTACGGCGGAATATGCCTGGCAGCAGGTGTTGAGCAGCCTCAGTACGCAGTATCGTCAACTGGATGACGCCTATCTGCAGGCGCGCTACATCGATATCGACGATCTCCTGCACCGCACGCTGCGTCATTTGCTGCAAAGCCCGCTGGTGCTGCCTGACGTTAGCGCGCCCGCCATACTGGTTGCCGACAACCTGTTTCCGTCAACGGTGCCGGAACTCGACCCGCACGTGGTGAAAGGCATCTGCCTGCGGGAAGGCAGTTCGCTCGCGCATGGCACGTTGATCGCCCGGGAGATGGGCATCGCCTGGGTATGTCAGCAGGGCGACGCGCTTAACGATGTGCAAACGGGCGAGCGACTCACCCTTGATGTGGCGCGAAATCGCGCCATCAGAGAAAGGAAACCGCTGTAA
- the dhaL gene encoding dihydroxyacetone kinase ADP-binding subunit DhaL — protein sequence MSLTRAQIVSWLYRCGDIFSKESDYLTGLDREIGDADHGLNMHRGFSKVVEKLPAIADKDIGFILKNTGMTLLSNVGGASGPLFGTFFIRAAQATQAHQSLSLNELYQMMREGADGVISRGKAEPGDKTMCDVWVPVAESLRQSSEQNLSVTAALDAAASEAEAAAQSTITMQARKGRASYLGERSIGHQDPGATSVMFMIQMLAAAAKE from the coding sequence ATGTCACTTACCAGAGCGCAGATTGTGAGCTGGCTTTATCGCTGCGGGGACATTTTCAGTAAAGAGAGTGATTATCTCACCGGGCTGGATCGCGAGATTGGCGATGCTGACCACGGTTTGAATATGCATCGCGGCTTTAGCAAAGTGGTCGAAAAATTACCGGCCATTGCGGATAAAGATATCGGTTTTATTTTGAAAAACACCGGGATGACGCTGCTGTCAAACGTTGGAGGGGCCAGTGGCCCGCTGTTCGGCACCTTTTTCATCCGTGCCGCGCAGGCCACGCAGGCGCACCAGAGTTTGTCGCTCAATGAGCTCTATCAGATGATGCGTGAAGGTGCTGATGGCGTGATAAGCCGGGGTAAAGCCGAGCCGGGTGATAAAACGATGTGCGATGTCTGGGTACCGGTGGCGGAGTCATTACGCCAGTCCAGTGAGCAGAACCTCTCCGTCACCGCCGCGCTGGACGCTGCCGCCTCTGAGGCTGAAGCCGCCGCACAAAGCACGATTACGATGCAGGCCCGCAAAGGTCGCGCCAGCTACCTGGGCGAGCGTAGTATCGGGCATCAGGATCCGGGTGCGACCTCGGTGATGTTTATGATCCAGATGCTGGCAGCCGCGGCAAAAGAGTAA
- the dhaK gene encoding dihydroxyacetone kinase subunit DhaK, with protein MKKLINRVEDVLSEQLAGLAKAHPSLTLHQDPVYVTRSDAPVQGKVALLSGGGSGHEPMHCGYIGQGMLSGACPGEIFTSPTPDKMFECAMQIDGGEGVLLIVKNYTGDILNFETATELLHESGVKVTTVVVDDDVAVKDSLYTAGRRGVANTVLIEKLVGAAAERGDSLEACAELGRKLNNHGHSIGIALAACTVPAAGQPSFTLADNEMEFGVGIHGEPGIDRRAFVSLDRTVDEMFDTLLENGTYSRTLRHWDPTQGVWLEDKQGKQPLQRGDRVIALVNNLGATPLSELYGVYNRLDARCQQAGIVIERNLIGSYCTSLDMTGFSITLLKVDDETLALWDAPVHTPGLNWGN; from the coding sequence ATGAAAAAGCTGATTAACCGTGTGGAAGACGTACTGAGTGAACAACTGGCTGGCCTCGCAAAAGCGCATCCGTCACTGACCCTGCATCAGGATCCGGTGTATGTGACCCGTTCAGATGCCCCTGTACAGGGCAAAGTCGCGCTGCTTTCCGGCGGCGGCAGCGGTCATGAACCGATGCACTGCGGCTACATCGGCCAGGGCATGCTGTCCGGTGCCTGTCCTGGAGAAATTTTCACCTCCCCAACCCCTGATAAAATGTTCGAATGCGCCATGCAGATTGACGGCGGCGAAGGCGTGCTGCTGATCGTGAAAAACTATACTGGCGATATTCTCAACTTCGAAACCGCGACCGAACTGCTGCACGAAAGCGGCGTGAAGGTCACCACCGTGGTCGTGGATGACGACGTGGCGGTCAAAGACAGCCTCTATACCGCCGGACGACGTGGTGTTGCTAATACCGTGCTGATTGAAAAACTGGTCGGGGCGGCGGCAGAACGCGGCGATTCCCTGGAAGCCTGCGCCGAACTCGGACGCAAACTCAACAATCATGGCCATTCGATCGGTATCGCCCTCGCAGCGTGTACGGTTCCGGCAGCCGGGCAGCCCTCTTTCACCCTCGCCGACAATGAAATGGAGTTCGGTGTGGGGATCCACGGCGAGCCAGGCATTGACCGTCGCGCCTTCGTCTCACTCGACAGAACCGTTGACGAAATGTTCGATACCCTGCTGGAAAACGGAACCTATAGCCGCACGCTGCGCCACTGGGATCCCACCCAGGGCGTCTGGCTGGAAGATAAGCAAGGCAAACAACCGTTGCAACGTGGCGATCGCGTCATCGCGCTGGTCAATAACCTCGGCGCCACGCCGCTTTCTGAACTGTACGGCGTCTATAACCGTCTCGACGCACGCTGCCAGCAGGCGGGTATCGTCATCGAACGCAATCTGATTGGTTCATATTGTACGTCACTGGATATGACCGGCTTTTCCATCACGCTTCTTAAAGTGGATGACGAGACGCTGGCACTCTGGGACGCACCGGTTCACACCCCAGGCCTGAACTGGGGCAACTAA
- the dhaR gene encoding PTS-dependent dihydroxyacetone kinase operon transcriptional regulator DhaR yields the protein MATTAADVPEYIRASWLRCGKIMQREFWALPHRAQGLTFDSICRRKTAMLTLGQAALEDAWEYMSPRKCALLILDESACVLSRCGDPDTLQRLEALGFTDGTYCAESIIGSCALSLAAMLGQPVKTLPDHHFKQALGAWSFCSTPIFDNHGRLSGSIALGCPADDASPADLSLTLAIAREVGNSLLTDSLLAESNRHLNQLYGLLESMDDGVMTWNAQGSLQFINAQAARLLHLDVTAAHGKNLSELLTLPSVLLRAIRHQRPLHHVETTFESQHQFVDTVITLKPIVETQGTSFILLLHPVEKMRQLMTSQLGKVSHTFAQMAQDDPQTQRIVHFGRQAARGSFPVLLCGEEGVGKELLSQAIHNASERAEGPYIAVNCQLYADQVRDFIASTADDDREGRLSRLELAHGGTLYLEKIEYLAPELQSALLQVIKQGVITRLDARRVVPVDVKVIAATTVDLARLVEQNRFSRQLYYALHAFEIMIPPLRQRRNSIPSLVNHRLRRLEKRFSTRLSMDDDVLTPLIACDWPGNDFELNSVIENTALRSENGRIHLNHLPEYLFNEHRTSESTTGSFSASVSFSDIEKDAIIHAARVTGGRIQEMASLLKIGRTTLWRKMRQYNINAAHFKLSS from the coding sequence ATAGCAACCACAGCAGCGGACGTCCCGGAATATATTCGCGCCTCATGGCTGCGCTGCGGCAAAATTATGCAGCGCGAGTTCTGGGCCCTGCCGCACCGGGCACAGGGGCTGACGTTTGACTCTATTTGTCGGCGCAAAACGGCGATGCTCACGCTCGGGCAGGCGGCGCTGGAGGATGCGTGGGAATACATGTCGCCACGAAAGTGTGCGCTGTTAATTCTTGATGAAAGCGCTTGCGTGCTCAGCCGCTGTGGCGATCCGGATACGCTCCAGCGCCTGGAGGCTCTCGGCTTTACCGACGGCACCTATTGCGCGGAAAGCATCATTGGCAGCTGTGCGCTGTCGTTGGCCGCTATGCTGGGGCAGCCGGTAAAAACGTTACCCGATCACCATTTTAAGCAGGCGCTCGGTGCGTGGAGTTTTTGCTCGACACCCATTTTCGACAACCACGGACGCCTCTCTGGATCTATCGCGCTGGGCTGTCCGGCAGACGACGCCTCACCTGCCGATCTGTCATTAACGCTGGCGATCGCGCGCGAGGTGGGGAACTCGTTGCTTACCGATAGCCTGCTTGCCGAATCGAACCGCCACCTCAATCAGCTGTATGGTTTGCTGGAGAGCATGGATGACGGCGTGATGACCTGGAATGCGCAGGGAAGTCTGCAATTTATCAACGCTCAGGCGGCACGGCTGCTGCATCTTGACGTGACGGCTGCCCACGGCAAAAACCTCAGTGAACTCCTGACGCTGCCCAGCGTTCTGCTGCGTGCTATCCGCCATCAGCGTCCGCTCCATCATGTTGAGACGACGTTTGAAAGCCAGCACCAGTTTGTCGATACGGTGATAACCCTCAAGCCGATTGTCGAAACGCAGGGCACCAGTTTTATTTTGCTGCTGCATCCGGTGGAAAAGATGCGCCAGTTGATGACCAGCCAGTTGGGTAAAGTGAGCCATACCTTTGCGCAGATGGCGCAGGACGATCCGCAAACCCAGCGTATCGTCCATTTTGGTCGTCAGGCGGCGCGGGGCAGCTTCCCGGTGTTGCTATGTGGTGAAGAGGGGGTCGGCAAGGAGTTACTCAGCCAGGCGATTCATAATGCCAGCGAGCGGGCGGAAGGCCCGTATATTGCGGTGAACTGCCAACTGTATGCCGATCAGGTTCGGGATTTTATCGCCAGTACGGCGGACGACGACAGAGAAGGGCGGTTAAGCCGCCTGGAACTGGCGCACGGCGGCACGCTGTATCTGGAGAAAATTGAGTATCTGGCACCTGAACTGCAGTCGGCGTTATTACAGGTGATCAAACAGGGCGTCATCACCCGTCTTGACGCGCGCCGCGTGGTGCCAGTCGACGTGAAGGTGATTGCCGCCACGACGGTGGATTTGGCGCGGCTGGTGGAACAAAACCGCTTTAGCCGTCAGCTTTATTACGCGTTGCACGCTTTTGAAATTATGATTCCACCGCTGCGACAGCGACGTAACAGCATCCCTTCGCTGGTGAATCACCGCTTGCGTCGCCTGGAAAAACGGTTTTCGACTCGCCTGTCTATGGATGACGATGTACTGACCCCGCTGATTGCCTGCGACTGGCCCGGCAATGATTTCGAACTCAACAGTGTTATTGAAAATACGGCGCTGAGAAGTGAAAACGGGCGTATTCACCTGAACCATCTGCCGGAGTATCTCTTTAACGAGCACCGGACCTCAGAATCCACGACCGGTAGCTTCTCTGCCAGCGTCTCATTTAGCGACATCGAGAAGGATGCCATTATTCACGCGGCAAGGGTGACAGGAGGGCGTATTCAGGAGATGGCCAGCCTGCTGAAAATTGGCCGTACCACGCTATGGCGAAAAATGAGGCAATACAATATTAACGCGGCGCATTTTAAGTTGAGCTCCTGA
- the gap gene encoding type I glyceraldehyde-3-phosphate dehydrogenase: MVKVGINGFGRIGRNVLRAALGNPDIQIVAINDLTDSKTLAHLLKYDSLLGKLDADVTAGEGQLVVDGKPITVFSERDPANIPWRQSEVDIVIEATGFFTDRDKAAVHIHSGGAKRVIISAPGKNDDLTIVMGVNDSLYSPDKHFVVSNGSCTTNGLAPAAQVLHQHFGIKHGLMNTTHAYTNSQALHDQPEKDLRGARAAALSIVPYSSGAAKALGKVIPELDGRLTGYSLRVPVPVVSIVDLTVTLERDVTTEEVNNAFREAAASGPLKGILGYSDEPLVSSDYQGDPRSSIIDGLSTLVIGGNMVKILAWYDNEWGFSNRLVDLALLMARRER; encoded by the coding sequence ATGGTAAAGGTCGGTATTAACGGTTTTGGCCGTATCGGACGCAACGTACTGCGTGCTGCACTGGGCAACCCGGATATTCAGATTGTGGCAATCAACGATCTGACAGACAGTAAAACGCTGGCGCATTTGCTGAAATACGACTCGCTGCTCGGTAAACTCGACGCCGATGTCACCGCCGGTGAGGGGCAGCTTGTGGTTGACGGTAAACCCATTACCGTGTTCAGTGAACGCGACCCCGCCAATATCCCCTGGCGTCAGAGTGAAGTTGATATCGTCATTGAAGCAACCGGCTTTTTCACTGATCGAGATAAAGCAGCGGTGCACATCCACAGCGGTGGCGCAAAGCGAGTGATTATCTCCGCCCCCGGTAAAAACGATGATTTAACCATCGTGATGGGCGTTAACGATAGCCTTTACTCCCCGGATAAACACTTCGTGGTCAGCAACGGTAGCTGCACCACCAACGGTCTGGCACCTGCCGCGCAGGTTTTGCACCAGCATTTTGGTATTAAGCATGGTCTGATGAACACCACCCACGCCTATACCAACAGCCAGGCGCTGCATGACCAGCCGGAAAAAGATCTTCGTGGTGCCCGCGCCGCCGCACTGTCGATTGTGCCTTACTCCAGCGGTGCCGCGAAGGCGCTTGGCAAAGTCATTCCTGAACTGGACGGTCGCTTAACCGGTTACTCGCTGCGCGTACCGGTTCCGGTGGTGTCCATTGTCGACCTGACCGTAACGCTTGAGCGGGATGTGACGACTGAAGAGGTCAACAATGCATTTCGTGAAGCCGCCGCCAGCGGGCCACTGAAAGGGATCCTCGGCTATAGCGATGAACCGCTCGTCTCAAGCGACTACCAGGGTGACCCGCGTTCTTCCATTATCGACGGTCTCTCAACGCTGGTGATTGGCGGCAATATGGTCAAAATTCTGGCGTGGTACGACAATGAATGGGGATTCTCCAATCGCCTCGTCGACCTCGCGCTGTTGATGGCAAGGCGTGAACGCTAA
- a CDS encoding methyltransferase domain-containing protein, with product MSASEKAGHTFLASLGKTRLRPGGVEATEWLFSQSNLTADSVVLEVACNMGTTSIELAQRFGCTIYAIDMDKNALTKARQNVAAAGLQDKIQVLDANATKLPFADEAFDVVINEAMLTMYVDKAKSRLINEYYRVLKPGGRLLTHDIMFTHEHLEAVRQTQLEDVVKSNVSPMTRTAWKALFIANGFQSVNTHHGEMSLMSPSGLIRDEGLTGTAKILFNGLRTRENRTRFLGMFRFFRHHRHQLNYIACCSRK from the coding sequence ATGAGCGCAAGTGAGAAAGCCGGACATACATTTTTAGCCAGCCTGGGGAAAACCCGTTTGCGACCCGGCGGCGTTGAGGCTACCGAGTGGCTGTTCAGTCAGTCGAATCTCACGGCGGACAGTGTCGTGCTGGAAGTCGCCTGCAACATGGGTACCACGTCCATCGAACTCGCCCAGCGCTTTGGCTGCACAATATATGCCATCGATATGGATAAAAACGCACTGACGAAGGCCCGGCAAAACGTCGCGGCTGCGGGTCTACAGGATAAAATTCAGGTGCTGGATGCGAACGCCACTAAATTGCCTTTCGCCGACGAGGCCTTCGATGTCGTGATTAACGAAGCGATGCTGACCATGTACGTGGACAAGGCGAAATCCCGGCTGATTAATGAATATTATCGGGTGCTCAAACCCGGCGGTCGCCTGCTGACACACGACATTATGTTCACCCATGAACATCTGGAGGCGGTCAGACAGACGCAACTGGAAGACGTTGTGAAATCCAACGTCAGCCCGATGACCCGAACGGCATGGAAAGCACTGTTTATCGCCAACGGCTTCCAGTCGGTCAACACGCATCACGGCGAGATGTCTCTTATGTCCCCGTCAGGGCTGATTCGTGACGAGGGTCTGACGGGCACGGCGAAGATCCTGTTTAACGGATTGCGAACCCGTGAGAACAGGACGCGCTTTCTGGGGATGTTCCGCTTCTTCCGGCACCATCGCCATCAGTTGAACTACATCGCCTGCTGCTCACGGAAATAA
- the deoC gene encoding deoxyribose-phosphate aldolase produces the protein MKPQKKAAEMSPQELGRYIDQSVLKPEFTLAEVQKYIQEGIDFNCKTVCINPAYLDIARTMCKGTNTGICVVCDFPFGASSTVSKVKQAEIICQNGDVEDLDIVANYGFIRSGQWQEFEEDIRAVAAVAHRYDTLLKVIFETDALTLEQVATATEYACRAGADFVKTSTGFYTGGESKGATPEVIQVMLDAAKGRCKVKGSGCIRTREHFLQLIDMGIDRMGIGYRSTPVVLGLDA, from the coding sequence ATGAAGCCGCAAAAGAAAGCCGCAGAGATGTCACCTCAGGAGCTGGGTCGGTACATCGATCAGTCGGTCCTCAAACCAGAATTTACCCTGGCGGAAGTTCAGAAATACATTCAGGAAGGTATTGATTTTAATTGTAAAACCGTGTGCATAAACCCGGCATATCTCGACATCGCCAGGACGATGTGCAAAGGGACAAACACCGGCATTTGTGTCGTGTGTGATTTCCCGTTTGGCGCATCGTCAACGGTATCCAAAGTCAAGCAGGCCGAAATTATCTGTCAAAACGGTGACGTTGAAGACCTCGATATCGTCGCCAACTATGGTTTTATCCGCAGTGGGCAATGGCAGGAATTTGAAGAGGACATCCGGGCTGTGGCAGCCGTTGCTCATCGTTACGACACCCTGTTGAAAGTGATTTTTGAAACCGATGCGTTAACGCTGGAACAGGTTGCAACCGCCACGGAATACGCATGCCGCGCCGGGGCGGATTTCGTCAAAACATCCACCGGGTTCTATACCGGCGGCGAAAGTAAAGGTGCTACACCAGAGGTGATTCAGGTGATGCTCGATGCGGCAAAGGGACGCTGCAAAGTAAAAGGTTCTGGATGTATACGTACGCGTGAACACTTCCTGCAATTGATTGATATGGGAATCGACCGTATGGGAATTGGTTATCGATCCACCCCCGTGGTTTTAGGCCTGGATGCTTAA
- a CDS encoding UTRA domain-containing protein encodes MDTGLFIKDNFRFTEGTRSSMYSQLAAFIRHQIKLGVFRPHDKIVTENELCDILNISRTTVRLAFNELLEEGLIVRQRRKGTFIADKKINRRLNSLYNFTESMREQGIKPHSLVLQSEVSDADEMVADKLNLTPTQRKVFILKRVRLGDDTPLLLETTCIPWNLCPGIEFYDFATLSLYDVLKNEFGLNIAHATEHIEAVIINKSAAHYLQCTEKVMAGYHIERVSFLENGFVFEYTTSVTRADKCNFKIDLFNAGQNSAKARVDFSRQLTC; translated from the coding sequence ATGGACACTGGACTCTTTATCAAAGATAACTTCCGTTTTACCGAAGGCACTCGTTCTTCTATGTATTCGCAACTGGCCGCGTTTATTCGCCATCAAATCAAGCTCGGCGTATTCAGGCCCCATGATAAAATCGTCACCGAAAATGAGTTGTGTGACATTCTTAATATCAGCAGGACAACCGTTCGACTGGCGTTCAATGAACTTCTTGAGGAAGGTCTTATTGTACGTCAGCGTCGTAAAGGCACCTTCATTGCCGATAAGAAAATTAATCGCCGACTCAATTCGCTCTATAATTTCACTGAAAGTATGCGGGAACAGGGAATAAAACCCCATTCGCTGGTGCTGCAATCGGAAGTGAGCGATGCAGATGAGATGGTTGCTGACAAACTGAACCTGACGCCAACGCAGCGTAAGGTTTTCATCCTGAAACGAGTCCGACTGGGGGATGACACCCCCCTGCTTCTGGAAACGACCTGTATTCCCTGGAATCTGTGCCCCGGCATTGAGTTTTACGACTTTGCCACCCTTTCCCTTTATGATGTTCTCAAAAATGAGTTTGGGCTGAATATTGCGCATGCTACTGAACATATTGAAGCGGTGATTATCAACAAATCAGCCGCACATTATCTGCAGTGCACGGAAAAAGTCATGGCCGGTTACCATATTGAACGTGTTTCATTCCTTGAGAACGGTTTTGTCTTTGAATATACGACGTCGGTGACCCGAGCGGATAAGTGCAATTTTAAAATTGACCTGTTTAATGCCGGGCAGAATTCAGCTAAAGCGAGGGTCGATTTTTCCCGCCAGTTAACATGCTGA
- a CDS encoding helix-turn-helix domain-containing protein, giving the protein MNTGAFIHDLLDWIDNNLDNRLDIDTVSRRAGYSKWHLQRLFKEHTGYPLAGYIRAQKLRKSVERLTHSDEPILNVAIALGFDSQQSFNRSFKRQYGQAPGAWRRSAGCPLTKLRQC; this is encoded by the coding sequence ATGAACACTGGCGCATTTATTCACGATTTACTCGACTGGATCGACAACAACCTTGATAACCGCCTGGACATCGACACCGTTTCCAGGCGAGCCGGTTATTCGAAATGGCACCTCCAGCGCCTCTTCAAAGAACATACGGGTTATCCCCTCGCCGGGTATATTCGTGCCCAAAAGCTGCGAAAATCGGTTGAACGCTTAACCCACAGCGACGAACCGATTTTGAACGTGGCGATCGCGTTGGGCTTTGACTCTCAGCAGTCATTCAACCGCAGTTTCAAGCGTCAGTACGGTCAGGCTCCCGGCGCGTGGCGCCGCAGTGCCGGCTGCCCGTTGACCAAACTTCGCCAATGTTAG